The following coding sequences lie in one Synechococcus sp. MW101C3 genomic window:
- a CDS encoding GspE/PulE family protein — MTLSATRPVPDAITPTQQRLEVELLLGERVLRPQELEQADPKAFEACPSIGSERWRGLASLPIRRIGNRLVLAVPTFWGSDQRHELMETIAGDGLEPDLRLALKGEIEVVLKARLEELDAAVARDGDGSGDSLPNPEETQQEARVERVSLLENLSLERQLDEAPAEDDAYMNLDEGIAASSASPVVSLVNRILIKAIDSDSSDVHVEPQEEGLQIRFRQDGVLQPLELLPRSLIPAITSRLKIMADLDISERRMPQDGRIRRVYNGRTIELRVSTLPSRWGEKVVMRLLDSSATKLGLDKLISSPAILNLVRTLGSRPFGMILVTGPTGSGKSTTLYSLLSERNVPGINISTVEDPIEYMLKGITQTQVNRDKGYDFSNALRAFMRQDPDVLLVGETRDGETAKTAIEAALTGHLVLTTLHCNDAPSAIARLNEMGVEPFLISASLLGIVSQRLLRHVCTKCRVGYHPGPEELGHFGLLSSPDTKVTFYKAFRPEPDATHVCSTCQGRGYKGRIGVYEVLQFNETIASAVAQGASTDVIRKLALEAGMKTLLGYGLDLVREGHTTLEEVERMLLTDTELESERRARALTTLSCSGCGAGLKDEWLECPYCLTERA, encoded by the coding sequence ATGACCCTTTCGGCAACCCGTCCGGTGCCGGATGCCATCACACCCACCCAGCAGCGCTTGGAGGTGGAGTTGTTGCTTGGGGAACGTGTGCTCCGTCCGCAGGAGCTGGAGCAGGCGGATCCAAAAGCGTTTGAGGCCTGCCCTTCGATCGGCAGTGAGAGGTGGCGCGGCTTGGCGAGCTTGCCGATTCGGCGCATCGGGAACCGGCTCGTGTTGGCCGTGCCCACCTTCTGGGGATCGGACCAGCGTCACGAGCTGATGGAGACGATCGCTGGCGACGGATTGGAACCCGATTTGCGTCTTGCTCTAAAGGGCGAAATCGAGGTTGTGCTCAAGGCGAGGCTTGAGGAGCTGGATGCTGCTGTCGCTCGTGATGGTGACGGCTCAGGTGATTCCTTGCCGAACCCCGAAGAGACGCAGCAGGAGGCCCGTGTGGAGCGGGTCTCTTTGCTGGAGAACCTGAGCCTCGAACGGCAGCTCGACGAAGCGCCAGCCGAAGACGATGCCTATATGAATCTTGATGAGGGCATTGCCGCCTCGAGTGCTTCGCCGGTGGTGAGTCTTGTGAATCGGATTCTGATCAAGGCGATCGACAGTGACTCCAGCGATGTGCACGTTGAACCTCAGGAAGAGGGCCTGCAGATCCGCTTCCGCCAGGACGGCGTGCTGCAACCTCTGGAACTCCTGCCAAGAAGCCTCATCCCTGCAATCACCTCACGGCTGAAGATCATGGCCGATCTGGACATCTCCGAACGGAGGATGCCGCAGGACGGCCGCATTCGACGGGTTTATAACGGGCGGACAATTGAACTGAGAGTAAGCACCCTGCCCAGCCGCTGGGGTGAAAAGGTGGTGATGCGGCTGCTGGACAGCTCCGCCACAAAGCTTGGTCTTGACAAGCTGATCAGCTCTCCAGCGATCCTCAATCTGGTGCGCACGCTGGGGTCACGCCCCTTCGGGATGATCCTGGTGACCGGACCAACCGGATCCGGCAAATCCACCACGCTTTACTCCCTGCTGTCGGAGCGTAACGTCCCGGGCATCAACATCTCCACAGTTGAAGACCCGATTGAATACATGCTCAAGGGCATCACCCAGACCCAGGTGAACCGCGACAAGGGCTACGACTTCAGCAATGCCCTGCGGGCCTTCATGCGGCAGGACCCCGACGTTCTGCTGGTAGGTGAAACCCGCGACGGAGAAACGGCCAAGACTGCGATTGAGGCCGCCTTGACCGGACACCTCGTGCTCACCACCCTCCATTGCAACGATGCCCCCAGTGCGATCGCCCGCCTCAACGAAATGGGCGTGGAGCCCTTTCTGATCAGTGCCTCCCTGTTGGGAATCGTGTCGCAGCGTTTGCTGCGGCACGTTTGCACGAAGTGCCGGGTGGGCTATCACCCCGGCCCTGAAGAGCTCGGCCACTTTGGCCTCCTATCCAGCCCTGATACAAAGGTCACTTTCTACAAAGCCTTTCGGCCTGAACCTGATGCCACCCACGTCTGCAGCACCTGCCAGGGAAGGGGCTACAAAGGCCGCATCGGCGTTTACGAGGTGCTCCAGTTCAATGAAACCATCGCTTCAGCTGTGGCACAGGGGGCGAGCACCGATGTGATCCGCAAGCTGGCCCTGGAAGCTGGGATGAAAACCCTGCTCGGCTACGGCCTGGATCTGGTGCGGGAGGGGCACACCACACTGGAGGAGGTGGAGCGCATGCTGCTCACCGACACGGAGCTTGAATCGGAACGCCGTGCCAGAGCCCTCACCACCTTGAGCTGCAGCGGCTGCGGGGCCGGGCTCAAGGATGAAT